DNA from Aureimonas sp. AU20:
GCGTGGCGCTCCAAGATGGCGGGCACGTCCAGCCAATGCTCGAAGAGCTGCGAGGGCAGTTCCACGAAGTCGCGCGAGACGGCGGTGCCGGCGAGCGAGGGATAGGTCACGTCCGACAGAAGCCCGTGCAAGGCGTGGCCGAACTCGTGGAACAGCGTGCGCGCGTCGTCCACCGACAGGAGCGCCGGCTCGCCGCGCGCGGGCTTGGCGAAGTTGCAGACATTGTAGATCACCGGCAGCTGGCCGCCGTCGATTCCGTGCTGGGAGCGCAGCGCGCTCATCCAGGCGCCCGAGCGCTTGGAGGACCGGGCGAAATAATCGCCGACGAAAAGCCCGCGCGGGGCGCCGTCGGCATCCAAGACGCGCCAGGCGCGGGCGTCGGGGTGCCAGGCGGTCAGGCCGGGCAGCGGCTCGAACCGGAGGCCGAAGAGCCGGTTCGCCACGTCGAACGCGGCGTCGATCATCCGGTCCAGCGTGAAATAGCTCTTCAGAGCGCTTTCATCGATGGCGAACTCGGCATGGCGGCGGCGCTCCGACCAGTAGCGCCAGTCCGCCGCCGTGAAGGGGGCGTTGTCGCCACTCGCCGCCGCCAAGGCGCGCAACGTTTCGGCGTCCTGCAGCGCGGCTTCCCGTGCCTTGTCCCAGACGCGGGTCAGCAGTGCCTCGACATGGCCCGGAGTCTTGGCCATCGTATCGTCGAGCTTGTAGTGGGCGAAGCTCGCAAAGCCCAGAAGCCGGGCCTTCTCGGCGCGAAGGCTGAGCATCTCGGCTATGATCGGCCGGTTGTCGTGGGCGGGGTCCATCTCGCCGCGCCGCGTCCAGGCCGAGAACAGTTCCTCGCGAAGCGCCGCGTTGGGGCAGAAGGTTAGGAAGGGCACGATCACCGAGCGCGACAGGGTGACGACGGGGCCGCCGGCGCCGCGCTCCTCGCCCGCATCCCGCATGGAGGAGACGAGAAAGCCCGGCAGGCCCGACAGATCCGCCTCGTCCACGGGGCGCGCGAAGGAGCGCTCGTCGTGCAGGACGTTTTGCGAAAAGGCGGTGCCGAGTTCGGCGAGCCGGGCGTTGATGTCCGCAAGGCGCTCGCGCGCCGCGCCTTCGAGCTTGGCGCCCGAGCGCACGAAGCCGGCATGGGTGCGCTCCAGAAGCCGCAGCGCCTCGCCCGAAAGGCCGAGCGCGGCGCGCTTCTCGAACACGGCGTCGATGCGCGCGAAAAGGTCGGCGTTCAGCGTGATGCGAGAGGAATGGCGCGAGAGCTTGGGCGAGACTTCGCGCTCCACGCCCTGCAGCTCGTCGTTCGTGTGGGCGCCGGCCAGGGCGTAGAACAAGGAGGCGACGCGGCCCAGCGGGCGCCCGGCGCGCTCCATGGCCAGGATCGTGTTGTCGAAGTCCGGCTCGGCCGGGTCGGCGGCGATGGCCTCGACCTCCGCCGCGTGCAGCGCGATGGCCCGCTCGAAGTCCGCCGCGAAGTCCGCCGGGGTCAGGGCCTCGAACTGGGGCAGCGTCTCTTCCGATCCGAACGCCAGTCGGGCGTCGAATTGCGAAAGCTTTTGCTCGAGCGCGGATTGTTGTGGCATTTGCGGTCTTCTCTTTGTGAGGGAACACAGATAGGTGATAATCCGCCTTCCCTAGAGAAGTCTCGGGCAAACTGCCCGACTGGGGAAGACTAGAGCCATTCATACCTAAACCGGATCGTGATGGTCTGGAATAAAACCCGATCCCGTAGAGGCCAGTAGCGACGTGTCAGAGCTTACAACCGGAAATATGTTCGGCTTTCTGCTGACGGATACGTCGCGGCTATTTCGTCAGTATTTCGAACGAATGGTGACGGAAAACGGTTTTGGTCTGACGCCCGGCGAAATCCGGGCCCTGGGTTACGTCATCCGCTTTCGCGGCTCGCGTCAGGCGCTGCTGGCCGAGCGCATGGGCGTCGAGCCGATGACGCTCTCGGCCTATCTCGATCGCCTGGAAGGGCGCAGCCTCATCCGCCGGACGATGGACACCAGCGACCGGCGCGCCAAGCTGATAGAGCCGACCGAGGACGCCTACGCCGTGATGCGCGAGCTCGACCCGCTCTTCACGCGCATCTACCAGCAGCTGACGCAGGGGCTCGACGCCGACGAGATGGCCGTCGTCGCCCAGTCGCTGGAAAAGCTGCGCGCCAACCTGACCAGCGATCCGCAGATCAAGGCGCCGTTCAATCTGATCGACC
Protein-coding regions in this window:
- a CDS encoding M3 family metallopeptidase; translated protein: MPQQSALEQKLSQFDARLAFGSEETLPQFEALTPADFAADFERAIALHAAEVEAIAADPAEPDFDNTILAMERAGRPLGRVASLFYALAGAHTNDELQGVEREVSPKLSRHSSRITLNADLFARIDAVFEKRAALGLSGEALRLLERTHAGFVRSGAKLEGAARERLADINARLAELGTAFSQNVLHDERSFARPVDEADLSGLPGFLVSSMRDAGEERGAGGPVVTLSRSVIVPFLTFCPNAALREELFSAWTRRGEMDPAHDNRPIIAEMLSLRAEKARLLGFASFAHYKLDDTMAKTPGHVEALLTRVWDKAREAALQDAETLRALAAASGDNAPFTAADWRYWSERRRHAEFAIDESALKSYFTLDRMIDAAFDVANRLFGLRFEPLPGLTAWHPDARAWRVLDADGAPRGLFVGDYFARSSKRSGAWMSALRSQHGIDGGQLPVIYNVCNFAKPARGEPALLSVDDARTLFHEFGHALHGLLSDVTYPSLAGTAVSRDFVELPSQLFEHWLDVPAILERHALHAVTGEPLPEAEAEKLKAARTYDAGFNTVEYTSSALVDLLFHQEGEVPADPMAREREILDRLGMPAEMVMRHRSPHFAHVFSGDGYSAGYYSYMWSEVLDADAFEAFEEAGDPFHPETAKRLRDFVYSAGNSRDPAELYERFRGRQPDPDAMMRKRGFAA
- a CDS encoding MarR family winged helix-turn-helix transcriptional regulator, whose protein sequence is MFGFLLTDTSRLFRQYFERMVTENGFGLTPGEIRALGYVIRFRGSRQALLAERMGVEPMTLSAYLDRLEGRSLIRRTMDTSDRRAKLIEPTEDAYAVMRELDPLFTRIYQQLTQGLDADEMAVVAQSLEKLRANLTSDPQIKAPFNLIDPSDAATRTDGPC